In Malus sylvestris chromosome 16, drMalSylv7.2, whole genome shotgun sequence, the following are encoded in one genomic region:
- the LOC126607349 gene encoding uncharacterized protein LOC126607349: protein MNFFNSVFSDEPLPSDDPHYDAPNDGVNPNPESDPEPELSSRPNSGTGAWSFGGLITTLATKSGSVMKNYRRDLEEFGSELKKETAVIREVASRAVKDLPGSLEVGASVAQESLETVGQAIDDIGSTVWKSTTEIISHGRDAISADDDVESDNLDDNVSGNREISGDNKRLSSSGIDLRKYSRFEAQVRAVQSNLNTYLEEPEDLESYGSWKLRFVLDEKAEEVENLMRENGVIGEIYGEIVPGKVDSESFWSRYFYRVHKLKEAEEARAKLVNRAISGAEEDLSWDFDDDDDDKDKDVGKEEGDGSDLKVGSSGTVELEKQKQASCEGAAMEGDNVESVEVAARESVSSDGGDKAESKSDGVSEGKTDGGDSWKESDVSIVSSQPSMPEEEDLGWDEIEDLGSIDENEGDATGSSANRANLHKRLSAAEEEEDLSWDIEDDEEDVTIKS from the coding sequence ATGAATTTCTTCAACTCGGTCTTCTCCGACGAGCCCCTTCCCTCCGACGATCCGCACTACGACGCCCCAAACGACGGCGTCAACCCTAACCCGGAGTCGGATCCGGAACCGGAACTAAGTTCGCGTCCGAATTCCGGCACCGGGGCATGGAGCTTTGGAGGTCTGATCACGACTCTGGCGACGAAGTCCGGATCCGTTATGAAGAACTACCGCCGGGATCTCGAGGAGTTCGGGTCCGAGTTGAAGAAGGAGACGGCGGTGATCCGGGAGGTGGCTTCGCGCGCCGTCAAGGATCTTCCGGGTTCGCTCGAGGTCGGCGCGTCGGTGGCTCAGGAATCGCTGGAGACGGTGGGCCAGGcgatcgatgatatcggaagcACCGTCTGGAAATCGACGACGGAGATCATCTCTCACGGTAGGGACGCAATCTCAGCTGATGATGATGTTGAATCTGATAATTTGGATGATAATGTTAGTGGTAATCGTGAGATTAGTGGTGATAATAAGAGATTGAGTAGCAGTGGTATTGATTTGAGAAAGTACAGTAGGTTTGAAGCTCAGGTGCGTGCGGTTCAGAGTAATTTGAATACTTATTTGGAGGAACCGGAGGATTTGGAGAGCTATGGGAGCTGGAAATTAAGGTTTGTGTTGGACGAAAAGGCGGAGGAAGTCGAGAATTTGATGAGGGAAAATGGAGTGATTGGTGAGATTTATGGGGAGATTGTGCCTGGTAAGGTTGATAGTGAGAGCTTCTGGTCTAGGTACTTTTATCGGGTGCATAAGCTGAAGGAAGCCGAGGAGGCGAGAGCGAAACTCGTGAATCGGGCAATTTCGGGGGCGGAAGAGGATTTGAGTtgggattttgatgatgatgatgatgataaagaTAAAGATGTAGGGAAGGAAGAGGGTGATGGGTCGGATTTGAAGGTTGGTTCGAGTGGGACTGTAGAGTTGGAGAAGCAAAAGCAAGCTTCTTGTGAAGGTGCTGCAATGGAGGGTGACAATGTTGAGAGTGTTGAAGTTGCTGCAAGGGAGTCTGTGAGTAGTGATGGTGGGGATAAGGCAGAGTCGAAATCTGATGGAGTGTCGGAAGGGAAGACGGATGGTGGTGATTCTTGGAAAGAGAGCGATGTTTCGATTGTTTCGAGCCAGCCCTCGATGCCTGAGGAAGAGGATCTTGGGTGGGATGAGATTGAAGATTTAGGAAGCATTGATGAGAACGAAGGGGACGCAACGGGGAGCAGTGCGAATAGAGCGAATTTACATAAGCGGCTCAGTGCAGCAGAGGAAGAGGAGGATTTGAGCTGGGATAtcgaagatgatgaagaagatgtcacTATTAAATCATGA
- the LOC126609405 gene encoding F-box/LRR-repeat protein 4-like isoform X1: MRGNDRINACLPDELIVEVFRLLDSKPSRDACSLVCKRWLSLERLSRTTLRICATGSPDFVVDLLARRFRNVRTVHIDERLSISFPTPPGRRRATDIAAVSSVRLHSANGSDDGVLDSNSLSDAGMTAIGDGFPKLEKLSLIWCSSVSSIGLTSLADKCKLLKSLDLQGCYVGDQGLAAVGKCCKQLEDLNLRFCEGLTDVCVVELALGVGNSLKSLGIAACAKITDAAMEAVGVHCKSLENLSLDAEFIHNKGVVSVAQGCPALKSLKLQCINVTDEALTAVGTSCLSLEVLALYSFQKFTDKGLRAIGKGCKKLKNLIVSDCFFLGDNALESIATGCKELTHLEVNGCHNIGTLGLESIGKSCPRLTELALLYCQRIGNFALSEVGRGCRFLQSLRLEDCSSIGDEDICNIAKGCRNLKKLHISRCFEIGNKGVVAVGDYCRSLTDLSLQFCYRVGDQALIAVAQCSSLQYLNVSGCHQIGDAGLIAIARSCPQISYLDVSILQNLGDMAMAELGEGCPNLKDIVLSHCRQVTDVGINHLVKNCTMLTSCHMVYCPGITSDGVAMVVSSCPYIKKVLVEKCKVSPRTKRRAASVISYLCVDL, encoded by the exons ATGCGAGGCAACGATCGGATCAACGCGTGTCTCCCCGACGAGCTGATCGTCGAGGTCTTCCGGCTGCTCGACTCCAAGCCCAGCCGCGACGCCTGCTCTCTCGTCTGCAAGCGCTGGCTCTCCCTCGAGCGCCTCAGCCGCACAACCCTCCGCATCTGCGCCACCGGCAGCCCCGACTTTGTCGTCGACCTCCTCGCCCGCCGCTTCCGCAACGTCCGCACCGTTCACATTGACGAACGCCTCAGCATTTCGTTCCCTACTCCCCCC GGGAGGAGGCGCGCGACTGACATTGCGGCGGTTTCGTCGGTGAGGCTGCATTCTGCCAATGGGTCCGATGACGGCGTGCTTGATTCGAACAGCTTATCGGACGCTGGTATGACTGCTATCGGCGACGGATTCCCCAAGCTCGAAAAGTTGAGCTTAATCTGGTGCTCCAGTGTCTCCAGTATCGGGCTAACTTCGCTCGCTGATAAGTGTAAATTGTTGAAATCATTGGATTTGCAG GGTTGCTATGTTGGAGATCAGGGACTAGCTGCCGTGGGAAAGTGTTGCAAGCAGCTTGAAGATTTGAATTTGCGGTTTTGTGAGGGATTGACTGACGTATGTGTGGTTGAATTAGCCCTTGGTGTTGGGAATTCATTAAAGTCTCTTGGTATCGCTGCCTGTGCAAAGATAACTGATGCTGCAATGGAAGCAGTGGGGGTACACTGCAAGTCTCTTGAAAACTTATCGTTGGATGCAGAGTTCATACACAACAAAGGGGTGGTTTCTGTGGCCCAAGGATGTCCTGCTTTGAAATCTTTGAAACTACAATGTATTAATGTCACAGATGAGGCTTTGACTGCTGTTGGAACTTCTTGTTTGTCGCTGGAGGTGTTGGCTCTATATAGCTTCCAGAAATTTACTGATAA AGGTTTACGGGCTATTGGAAAAGGATGTAAGAAGTTAAAAAATCTTATTGTTAGTGACTGTTTCTTTCTGGGTGACAATGCTTTGGAATCAATTGCAACTGGCTGCAAGGAACTTACACATCTTGAAGTGAATGGTTGTCACAATATTGGAACATTGGGTCTGGAATCCATTGGAAAATCTTGCCC GCGTCTTACTGAGTTAGCATTATTGTATTGCCAAAGGATAGGCAACTTTGCACTTAGTGAGGTTGGACGAGGCTGTCGGTTCCTGCAATCTCTTCGTCTGGAAGATTGCTCAAGTATTGGAGACGAAGACATTTGCAATATAGCTAAAGGCTGTAGAAATTTGAAGAAACTTCACATTAGTCGATGTTTTGAG ATTGGAAACAAGGGAGTTGTAGCAGTTGGAGACTATTGTAGGTCACTAACAGACCTTAGCCTCCAGTTTTGTTATAG AGTTGGGGACCAGGCCCTTATTGCTGTTGCTCAGTGTAGCTCCCTACAATATCTGAATGTCAGTGGATGCCACCAAATTGGTGATGCTGGATTGATAGCCATTGCAAGAAGTTGCCCGCAAATTAGTTATCTAGATGTGAGCATTCTTCAG AATTTGGGGGACATGGCAATGGCTGAACTCGGAGAAGGCTGTCCAAACCTGAAGGACATTGTACTGTCACATTGCCGTCAAGTAACAGATGTTGGTATAAACCATCTTGTTAAAAATTGCACAATGCTTACATCCTGCCACATGGTTTATTGCCCGGGCATAACTTCTGACGGAGTAGCCATGGTGGTCTCGAGTTGCCCCTACATAAAGAAGGTCTTGGTTGAGAAGTGTAAGGTTAGCCCAAGAACCAAACGGAGGGCAGCCTCTGTCATTTCCTATCTTTGCGTGGATCTATAA
- the LOC126609405 gene encoding F-box/LRR-repeat protein 4-like isoform X2: MRGNDRINACLPDELIVEVFRLLDSKPSRDACSLVCKRWLSLERLSRTTLRICATGSPDFVVDLLARRFRNVRTVHIDERLSISFPTPPGRRRATDIAAVSSVRLHSANGSDDGVLDSNSLSDAGMTAIGDGFPKLEKLSLIWCSSVSSIGLTSLADKCKLLKSLDLQGCYVGDQGLAAVGKCCKQLEDLNLRFCEGLTDVCVVELALGVGNSLKSLGIAACAKITDAAMEAVGVHCKSLENLSLDAEFIHNKGVVSVAQGCPALKSLKLQCINVTDEALTAVGTSCLSLEVLALYSFQKFTDKGLRAIGKGCKKLKNLIVSDCFFLGDNALESIATGCKELTHLEVNGCHNIGTLGLESIGKSCPRLTELALLYCQRIGNFALSEVGRGCRFLQSLRLEDCSSIGDEDICNIAKGCRNLKKLHISRCFEIGNKGVVAVGDYCRSLTDLSLQFCYRVGDQALIAVAQCSSLQYLNVSGCHQIGDAGLIAIARSCPQISYLDNLGDMAMAELGEGCPNLKDIVLSHCRQVTDVGINHLVKNCTMLTSCHMVYCPGITSDGVAMVVSSCPYIKKVLVEKCKVSPRTKRRAASVISYLCVDL; encoded by the exons ATGCGAGGCAACGATCGGATCAACGCGTGTCTCCCCGACGAGCTGATCGTCGAGGTCTTCCGGCTGCTCGACTCCAAGCCCAGCCGCGACGCCTGCTCTCTCGTCTGCAAGCGCTGGCTCTCCCTCGAGCGCCTCAGCCGCACAACCCTCCGCATCTGCGCCACCGGCAGCCCCGACTTTGTCGTCGACCTCCTCGCCCGCCGCTTCCGCAACGTCCGCACCGTTCACATTGACGAACGCCTCAGCATTTCGTTCCCTACTCCCCCC GGGAGGAGGCGCGCGACTGACATTGCGGCGGTTTCGTCGGTGAGGCTGCATTCTGCCAATGGGTCCGATGACGGCGTGCTTGATTCGAACAGCTTATCGGACGCTGGTATGACTGCTATCGGCGACGGATTCCCCAAGCTCGAAAAGTTGAGCTTAATCTGGTGCTCCAGTGTCTCCAGTATCGGGCTAACTTCGCTCGCTGATAAGTGTAAATTGTTGAAATCATTGGATTTGCAG GGTTGCTATGTTGGAGATCAGGGACTAGCTGCCGTGGGAAAGTGTTGCAAGCAGCTTGAAGATTTGAATTTGCGGTTTTGTGAGGGATTGACTGACGTATGTGTGGTTGAATTAGCCCTTGGTGTTGGGAATTCATTAAAGTCTCTTGGTATCGCTGCCTGTGCAAAGATAACTGATGCTGCAATGGAAGCAGTGGGGGTACACTGCAAGTCTCTTGAAAACTTATCGTTGGATGCAGAGTTCATACACAACAAAGGGGTGGTTTCTGTGGCCCAAGGATGTCCTGCTTTGAAATCTTTGAAACTACAATGTATTAATGTCACAGATGAGGCTTTGACTGCTGTTGGAACTTCTTGTTTGTCGCTGGAGGTGTTGGCTCTATATAGCTTCCAGAAATTTACTGATAA AGGTTTACGGGCTATTGGAAAAGGATGTAAGAAGTTAAAAAATCTTATTGTTAGTGACTGTTTCTTTCTGGGTGACAATGCTTTGGAATCAATTGCAACTGGCTGCAAGGAACTTACACATCTTGAAGTGAATGGTTGTCACAATATTGGAACATTGGGTCTGGAATCCATTGGAAAATCTTGCCC GCGTCTTACTGAGTTAGCATTATTGTATTGCCAAAGGATAGGCAACTTTGCACTTAGTGAGGTTGGACGAGGCTGTCGGTTCCTGCAATCTCTTCGTCTGGAAGATTGCTCAAGTATTGGAGACGAAGACATTTGCAATATAGCTAAAGGCTGTAGAAATTTGAAGAAACTTCACATTAGTCGATGTTTTGAG ATTGGAAACAAGGGAGTTGTAGCAGTTGGAGACTATTGTAGGTCACTAACAGACCTTAGCCTCCAGTTTTGTTATAG AGTTGGGGACCAGGCCCTTATTGCTGTTGCTCAGTGTAGCTCCCTACAATATCTGAATGTCAGTGGATGCCACCAAATTGGTGATGCTGGATTGATAGCCATTGCAAGAAGTTGCCCGCAAATTAGTTATCTAGAT AATTTGGGGGACATGGCAATGGCTGAACTCGGAGAAGGCTGTCCAAACCTGAAGGACATTGTACTGTCACATTGCCGTCAAGTAACAGATGTTGGTATAAACCATCTTGTTAAAAATTGCACAATGCTTACATCCTGCCACATGGTTTATTGCCCGGGCATAACTTCTGACGGAGTAGCCATGGTGGTCTCGAGTTGCCCCTACATAAAGAAGGTCTTGGTTGAGAAGTGTAAGGTTAGCCCAAGAACCAAACGGAGGGCAGCCTCTGTCATTTCCTATCTTTGCGTGGATCTATAA